The genomic stretch GCAGAGTCCCTTTCTCTACATTCCTTGAAAACGCATCAATGTTTCAATCTTATGAAAGTGAAAGCCTTACTTTCATGGACAAAATCCTTTCTTCTTCTGGTCAAAGTGAAGAAACGTATCTACCTCCAGCTTTACACTACATTCCACCCATAACCCATCACCAAGAATCCATCAAAGAAGTTCATATGGTTCTATTCCCCATCATGGATGACCTTTTCACCAAAACCAAGCTCTCTCCTTCTAATATCGATATACTCATAGTAAATTGTAGTGGGTTCTGTTCCACCCCTTCTCTCTCCTCCATTGTCATTAAAAAATACGCCATGAAGTGTGACATAAAGAGCTTCAACCTCTCCGGCATGGGCTGTAGTGCAAGCGCTATAGGAATCGATTTGGCCAAAAATTTGTTAAGAGTCCATAAGGACTCGTACGCCATTGTACTCAGCATAGAAATTCTTTCACCGGGTTGGTACTCGGGCCAGGACCGGTCCAAATTGGCCATTAACTGTCTCTTCCGAATGGGCAGTACCGCAATCTTACTCACCAACAAAAAACAAGCAAAGAAAAATTCAAAGTACCAACTTGTTCGAACTCTCAGAACCCAGAGAGCCTTTGAGGATAAGGCTTACCTTTCGGCCATAAGAGAAGAGGACTCAAAAGGAAATCTTGGGGTTACCCTCAAAAGGGATTTGCTCCAAGTTGCCGGAGAGACTCTCCGTTCAAACGTCGCCGTTTTGGGATCGTCTCTTTTGCCGTTCAAGGAGAAATTCAGGCATGGGGTCTCGGTTGTACGAAAGAGATTTTTTGACAAGTCATGCGAGATTTACGTGCCTGATTTCAAGACTGTGATACAGCATTTTTGTTTGCCAGCTTCAGGACTTTCTGTCATAAAGGAGATAGCCAAAGGTTTGAAGCTCGAGAAGAGAGACATGGAACCTGCTCTAATGACACTTCACAGGTTTGGGAACCAGTCTTCGTCTTCACTCTGGTATGAACTGGCTTACTTAGAGGCTAAAAACAGAGTGGAGAAAGGTGACATGGTGTGGCTGCTTGGGATGGGGACCGGACCTAAGTGCAACAGTGTAGTCTTGAAATGTATTAGGCCTGATGCAGTTAAAGAGTCCAAGATCAGTCCATGGGCTGATTGTATTCATAGGTATCCTATCCTGTAGTCATACGGCTCAACAGCCACCGAGGAATGGTGTGAGTAAATGTATTAGTTCTGAAATTTCAAGCCAGCATTCATGTCAGACATGGCTTTGACCTTTGAGTTTAAGTTCAGTGTTAATTAGAATTATTAGGTACTGGTACTACTTTGAATCCCACCACCTGTACTTTGTTCGACCTCACTTTCGTTTTTACTCCATCTGAGTCAATATTGTCTATCTTTATTAATTAAGGGCCATATTGCACCATTTTTCTTTTTTACGAGAGCGGTCTACAAGTAATCTTCTAAAAAATTTAACACATAAATATGTCCATGTTTAAAAAATCTAATCAAACTGAACCAAACTGATGAGACTGATTCAATATCTTACATGTGCTGTTTTAGACTTCAAATAACTTCTAATTGCGGTATAGGCAAGGTCAGATCTAATATGTATCTTAACATGGGAACTAGTGGGCTCAAATTTCCAACAGTATAGCATGATTGTGGTCTTGTTGTGGCCCTCTTAGTCTTTAGTGAAAACACGAGCCCTATTACCAGGGTTTCACTTTTACCCTTGAATATTGGTACAGACTTTTTTATGCGAGCGTTGACTGGCTTATGTGTTTGGTGAAGAGCAGTACTCAACTCGACACGCATCGGTGCTAGAACCTAGAACTAAGTTTTGATTTTAACCAAATTGCTAGTGTACGATACCCCCTTCCCCCTCTCCAAACATGCAAAAGCATTCAGATATAAAGATAATTTCCCTAAAAGAGCTTGATTAATTTCCTCATTTGGCCTTGTTGGAAATGAGGATAAATTTTCATGTTCAAGAACCTTAGATGATTCTCGGTAAACCAAATCAGTAAAACTAATTATCAAACAATTAGAAAACGAAAAATATGAAAGCATAAATCAACACAAATATATATACTGGTTCAGAACAAGATCAATGTGATCTTGAACCTAATCCAGTTTTAGAAATCACTATCTCTTCTTTATTCAATCAACGAAATGAGTACAAGACTTCAATAGAGCTTATTGGAACAATCTTAGATCAAACTCTCTAAACACTCAATCACACATGTGTTTTCCTCTCAATCCCTGAGCAAGCACTTTCCCAACAGTTGTGCTTCTCAATACAGTTCCCCAAACCCAACTCTCACAACCTTTCCCAATACTCAATCTTGATTTCCACACTTGAGCTCTCTCTCTCTAATCTGGTGTTTCTGCTATTTTAACTGAACTTTTTCTGTAcactttcttcttcttcacaagtGGAGACAATATGTCCTTTCATAGACCAAGGAAAGAAATAACCCTTAAGTTAATAAGGTTGTTATGATAGTTGTGAACCAAACAACCCATTAACATAATTAGTTGGGATTTGAAGAAACTACTCCCACAAATTCCACCTAGATTCTTCAAATCACAATCTAAATAGAATTCCACTTGTAGAGATAGTGATCCTAGAGTTCTAGCATTAGTTACCAAGGTTGAGTAAGTTTAACCAGTGCTTAAACTTGTTCACAGGTAGCACCTTAGTTCCTATATCAGCTGGATTATCCTCAGTACCAATCTTGTTCCATGATATCACATCTTCGTCTACCTTTTCTCTTATTCAAAACAAATGAATGTCAATGTGTTTGCTCTTTTCGTGGTATACTGGATTTTTACACTTGTGAATTGAAGATTGACTATCTGAGTATATCTTTGCTTTGCCTTTCATCATCTTCAGCTCTTGTAGTATTCCTTGTAACAATATTGCCTCTTTAAATGCTTCGGTGGTGGCCATGAACTTAGCTTCAGTTGTTGATAGTGACACTACTGACTGTAGTTAGGACTTCCAACATATGCAATCTCCATTTGTTGTGAATACATATGAAGTAGTTGCCtccttgtatccttacttgctgcaTAGTTTGCATCTACAAAACCTTCAAATGTAACTTTTTGATCCATCTGCTTGTATCTCAATCCCATCTCAGTAGTTCCCTTTAGATATCTAAGTAGCCACTTAAGAGCATTCCAATGCTCTAATCCGGGGTTGAACATAAACCTGCTAagaatgcttagagcatgtgctaTGTCTTGTTTAGTGCTGACCATGATGTACATTAAACACCCTAGTGCCATAACATAAGGGACTTTTGCCATTTTCTTTGTCTCCTCGATAGTCTTTGGACATTGATCTTTTAAAAGTTCACATTGTCCTCCTAGAGGTATTGAAACACTCTTTGAATTCTGCATGTTGAATCTCTGAAGTACCCTCTGAATATAACTGGCTTGTTTAACAATAAGAATCCCATCTTTTCTGTTCCTTGTCACTTCTATCCCAAGTATCTTTTGGACTTGACTGAGctccttcatttcaaattcatcTTCCAGCTTGTCTTTGATGCCTTTTATCACTGTTTTATCCTTCCCCATAATGAGCATATcatctgtaacaccctacttccttagagccgttagtaagtgagtttaaaaacgtgctttcaactcgataatcgaggttttgggtcaaatagtgtaattaagccatgaACAGAGTAAaaattttagaaataataattttcatagaaaatcataaaaagttttacacttgggatcccaaaacacagtttagaaacatttacaatatataaattgaaccaagtcgactaaacgacaaaatctaagtttatttacaaacttctcccaaaaatcctctggctgtggcagccaggctggccaaacatgtacacgtcgcctcacgcctgctacactcacggttggttggccttctctttacccttacctgcaccacagagcgtctgtgagctgaagcccagcaagaaaacccacaaacagataacatatgcaatacatatatcaagcatatagacaggccaccaatgggctaaacacatacggcctagccatcccaggcgtttacccagccttgggttcgcggaccacgccgtgaggatatcccaggtatccttttagggactcaccctagcaactcgcactccacgtgctcaacgctgctcccggccctttgccgttcccggccccctgccgacctcggtctacaccgttcccgactcctaccgatcattcacataataacattcaTAGCATATTAAACAAGTACAGATTTCTAGCAAATTcggtcaaagggctacgccctgcagtttaaacacattgggctcagccctgcaaaCCAGTTCTATTTAAACACATTGGGcccagccctgcatacaagctctatgggaacaagggttttcttacctgtgtcccgagctttccgagcaccgatgtcctgagcacagtcctctaacttgagcctcgccgaaaccctagtcacaacacaataaccatatccatccatcaagttctaatccattaaataacttcaagccataaccctaacctctgggaccttgaattctatcaatccgggtgataaaatccatctcgagccttacccattgagttcccaagcctaaacacccttaaaaacaaaaACTGGCAATAAGAGCCGCGGCTATCCTCAAAACAGaagctagcacctcactgacatcgacacgggccgcggcgcgcacaccaagcgctgtggcgcgcatgaacttctcggcctcccatggccgcgcgcgcacatgggccgcggccctcTCCTCCAAACCCATAATTCTTCACCAAGTTTCTATATTTTCCTCAGGCCAAGTCACCCTAAAACTTATCTAATAGTCCCAGATAATCAACACTAACATCCAACTcagtatcaacatcaaaacccatcagaATCCGCTCTAAAACTCAACTAAGACACTCAAGAACATATcaaacttaactaacatgcaaactctaacaaaccagcagTAATTCTAGACACAATCTTCATAATTAAAGCTTGCCTTTGCAGAGCTTAGTTCCTgagtttgatccttaatcctcaagctttaagctcCTAAGATTTCTCAGCCCAAATCCTTGCTTTAACTAGCTTACACCAAAGTTCTccttgatatgccttagagaagagaaagtgagagagagagagagagtaatgaGAAGCTATCCTCAGCTGGGAAAGAAAAGTATGTGTCAGTTTCCCAAGGTTTCTAAATaattcctcctttttgttttacttaacttaagtctatagggttacctcacggctcggggtaccaaaacgtccccgagggcaaaatggtaaattttcccaatattccctcctagacattctatcctcaaatatatctctaaatatttattttcatatcccgataatcccataacacctaatacccaaattacccctcgactcgccccgagtctgaATATTAACCCTgatgtgactttctgactaaccgctccccaggactgtctcggatcgtgctgcacagacatatcacatatatataaaatttatcacatttatcacatttatgcccctaatatccagacggggcccacatgcacatttaactcaactaaacacacgtcattatcacatattcacataaatccacatattaatgtaataatccatttattgccctccaggcgcactaatcaaggccctaagccctattagcaaatttggatcgttacaactatcccctccttacagaaatttcgtcctcgaaattacctgaacaactcgagataccgctccctcatctctgactatagttcccatgtcgcctcctcaaccttgctgtttctccacagcactttcaccaaggcgatggtcttgttcctcaagactttatcttttcggtcaagaatttgaaccggcttctcctcataggacaaatcctgatcaagctcaagattctcaaaacttagaacatgtgttgaatctgacatatacttccggagcatgtatacatggaaaacatcatgaaccccctgataaagctggaggcatcactaatctgtaagctacctctccaacccgttccagaatctcaaaggggccaacaaacctagggcttaacttgccccgaacaccaaactgtttcacacccttcatgggtgaaaccctaaggaacacatgatcaccaacctgaaactccacgctcctgcgtttcaggcctgaataacttttctgtcgactctgggaggcgagcatacgcactctaatcttctcaatcgcctcattggtcctctgaaccatctctggacccagatatcccctctcacctgtctcatcccaatgaacatgtgatctacactttcttccataaagcatctcgtacggagccactccgatagtcgcctgataactgttattgtaagagaactcgatcaaagggagatacttactccacaatcccccaaaatcaagcacacaggctcgcagcatatcctccaatatctaaatcatcctctcagactaaaccgtaactgcgtgcccatagccttcttcagactctcccaaaacttggaagtgaaggtggggtctctatcggatactatcgacctcggagccccatgaagtcgaacaatctccttcacgtacaactcagcatactgctccacagcaTAAGTTGTCTTaataggtaaaaagtgggcggacttggtatacctatccacaatcacccacactgagtcatgctgtcccacagttcttggtaaaccaaccacaaagtccatagtgatatATTCCCACTTCCATCCTgggatccctagaggctgcagtaaccctgctggcctctgatgctcaaccttaacctgctggcaagttaagcacttggccacataatccaccacatccctcttcatgcccgaccaccaatacaaatctctcaagtcctggtacatctttgttgtacccgggtgtaaagaatagggagtggtatgcgattcatctaagatctctcgccggatatcagaatccatcggaacacagatccgacccttgtacttcagtaaccccatctccaaaatggaaaagtcctttgtCACTCCGACTAAGGCACCTTCCCTATGACTTTTCAACTGAGAATCTTTCccttgcgcttccttgatcctctcaaggagtgtagactgaagagtgatgttggccaactgtccaaccaccaactctatacctgctctggtcatctcctcatcCAACTTGTCAGATATCGGCCTCGAGTTAAACAACTgccctgggcctctccggctcaatgcatcagccactacattagccttcccaggatggtataggatatcacaatcataatccttaaccaactccagccactgcctctggcgcatattcaggtccttctgagtaaagaaatactttaggttcttatggtcggtgtatatctcacacttctcaccataaagataatgcctccaaatcttaagtgcaaacaccatcgctgccaactctagatcatgcgtaggatatctttgctcgtattcctttaactgtctcgatgcataggctatcactttaccagcttgcatcagcacgcaccccaaaccctgtctggatgcatcgcagtaaaccacaaacttttcattctctgtcggcaagcttagTACTGGCCcagtgatcaatcgccgcttcaactccttaaaactgttctcacatctatccatCCAGACATACCTTATATTCTTCTTCGTCAGCTATGTCAATGgcatagctattctggagaacccctcaacaaaccgctggtaataccctgctaaacccagaaagcttctcacttcagggacattgctcggtctaggccaatctctgaccgcctcgaccttacttgggtcaaccagaatcccctccttactgacgatatggcccagaaatgtaacttgtggcaaccagaactcacacttactgaacttagcatataacttatgctccctcaaccgctgtagaaccaaccgtagatgctgctcgtgctctgtctctgactgagagtacaataggatgtcgtcgatgaatacaatcacaaacttgtccagataatccatgaaaaccctgttcatcatgtccatgaaggctgctggggcattggttaatccaaaggacataaccaggaattcataatgtccatacctcgttcggaaagcagtctttggtatgtcctcctctttaatccttaactgatggtaacctgaccgaagatctatcttggaaaacactgttcttccctgtagctgatcaaacaaatcattgatcctaggcagtggatacttgttcttaatggttaacttgtttagctccctataatcaatacacatcctaagggacctatccttcttcttaacgaacaacactggagcaccccatggcgagaaactcggtctgatgaaccccaaaacaagtaactcctgcaactgaatcttcaattcctttaactccgctggagccattctataaggtgtcctagatactggcttcgcTCCTCGTATCagctctataacaaagtcaatctcccgctgcggcggcaaccctggaaaatccgctggaaacaaatccgaaaattcacacaccaatctggtctcacccagtccaaccgacaccaccctagaagtatccacaaagCTTGCCAGGAaacctatgcaaccttcctgcatcaggtccctagcccttaaggcTGAAATCATCGGTATACGCGGTCCACTAattgaccccacaaacacaaagggtacctccccttctggttcaaaagtcaccattctgcgcttgcagtcaatcgttgccccatattttgataaccaatccattcccaaaatcatgtcaaagtcatccatctctaactcaatcaaatcaacagacagttccctaccatctacctctacaggcaatgctctaatccacttcctagagactaccaattctcctcttggcaacaaagtctgaaatcccctagcacacacaccactaggtctacaaagctgatctatcactttagcagatacaaatg from Humulus lupulus chromosome 5, drHumLupu1.1, whole genome shotgun sequence encodes the following:
- the LOC133780608 gene encoding 3-ketoacyl-CoA synthase 5-like: METLSKTSHDQLHIKDHSRFPYSPPQNNAPSLLLLQNFYSLALLVIVVYFMGTLLLSTLQKWSPSNVVHIFLASCLIIFVLIKLRFAKYSYPVYLVDFACLKPPSFCRVPFSTFLENASMFQSYESESLTFMDKILSSSGQSEETYLPPALHYIPPITHHQESIKEVHMVLFPIMDDLFTKTKLSPSNIDILIVNCSGFCSTPSLSSIVIKKYAMKCDIKSFNLSGMGCSASAIGIDLAKNLLRVHKDSYAIVLSIEILSPGWYSGQDRSKLAINCLFRMGSTAILLTNKKQAKKNSKYQLVRTLRTQRAFEDKAYLSAIREEDSKGNLGVTLKRDLLQVAGETLRSNVAVLGSSLLPFKEKFRHGVSVVRKRFFDKSCEIYVPDFKTVIQHFCLPASGLSVIKEIAKGLKLEKRDMEPALMTLHRFGNQSSSSLWYELAYLEAKNRVEKGDMVWLLGMGTGPKCNSVVLKCIRPDAVKESKISPWADCIHRYPIL